In the genome of Amphiura filiformis chromosome 4, Afil_fr2py, whole genome shotgun sequence, one region contains:
- the LOC140150605 gene encoding uncharacterized protein: MDKLSVYTPKLSSSAELNSHKQLSTVMDNNLPLRRPKIAIFASPEAESARDSIDIEDEMFLADNESDTKVQNDSCVGLDIELQECQRFQREKKTAWVPEQKAKPNQRQSAANHRWKKATISARLCVDLTNRKKSGLESDEKDSVSEKKDLIPGLTLNRRRWRKVGLCVSMNAMLLKDVNKSKQEKKFEQKANAGNDDSSVQISEDNISGSGRTETKTSGRTIPSTQRFGRRLSPQVSRSLPDKFKPSPPPSPRRCLTRRTQSESHSHLDIPHGHAKPFRRISSPALSSRSSSPPSSTCSSPTFCRRKLSLASDSSLPNSPPSSTCSSPKSERKRLSLASDLETNRSIVEDLMHQRSEAISHLSNERNSRCGRKNVMNCDESPIGRRSTQAWEPLKSHEDIVLTEKLPKADHAISKQRLEEAELTEYYDIAEGHCSSLSLKELKQTSNFNLPELVCLESDSISECKSRTSSSSNDSSITESTGSMKSFRTSNKTDNTKSCSKFACNRTDADIVKDVEEEIQQRVSRRKQQLIQQAGGQEHHGRLQLRARARSTGGQLRRVLSDMHEKRTTSELWQMAVEKSKLQSSYFSHTNTMVLSVH, encoded by the exons ATGGATAAGCTATCAGTTTATACACCAAAACTTTCGTCATCTGCAGAATTGAACTCTCACAAACAATTATCTACAGTGATGGATAATAATCTTCCACTTCGGCGACCAAAAATTGCGATATTTGCAAGTCCTGAAGCGGAATCTGCAAGAGATTCTATTGACATTGAAGATGAAATGTTCCTTGCGGATAATGAAAGTGACACAAAGGTACAAAATGACAGTTGCGTTGGATTGGACATTGAGTTGCAAGAATGCCAACGTTTTCAACGCGAGAAGAAAACAGCTTGGGTGCCGGAACAGAAGGCGAAACCAAACCAGCGGCAATCTGCAGCAAATCACCGGTGGAAGAAAGCAACAATTAGCGCAAGACTTTGCGTGGATCTTACAAACAGGAAGAAAAGTGGTTTAGAATCTGACGAGAAAGATTCTGTTTCGGAGAAGAAGGACTTGATACCAGGTTTAACACTAAATCGTCGTCGTTGGAGAAAAGTTGGACTATGTGTATCTATGAATGCAATGTTGTTGAAAGATGTGAACAAATCTAAACAGGAAAAGAAATTTGAACAAAAAGCAAACGCTGGCAATGATGATTCTTCTGTGCAGATTTCAGAAGACAATATTTCTGGCAGTGGCAGGACAGAAACAAAAACATCCGGTAGGACAATTCCAAGTACGCAAAGATTTGGGAGGCGATTGTCACCACAAGTGAGCAGAAGTTTACCAGATAAATTCAAGCCGTCTCCACCTCCCAGTCCCAGGCGATGTTTGACAAGAAGAACTCAATCGGAGAGTCATTCTCATCTGGACATACCACATGGTCACGCAAAACCCTTCAGAAGAATATCCAGCCCAGCTCTTAGTTCCAGATCAAGCTCACCCCCGTCTTCGACATGTTCTTCTCCAACATTCTGTCGCCGAAAACTCTCTCTCGCATCTGATTCGTCACTGCCGAATTCCCCACCTTCATCAACATGTTCGTCACCAAAGAGTGAAAGAAAGAGGTTGTCGCTGGCATCTGATTTGGAGACAAATAGAAGTATAGTGGAAGATTTGATGCATCAACGGTCAGAGGCAATATCACACCTTAGTAACGAGAGAAATTCCAGATGTGGAAGGAAGAATGTGATGAACTGTGATGAGTCTCCAATTGGAAGACGATCAACTCAAGCTTGGGAACCTTTAAAG AGTCATGAAGACATCGTTTTGACTGAAAAGTTACCTAAAGCAGACCACGCGATATcaaaacaaagacttgaagaagCTGAGCTGACAGAATACTACGACATTGCAGAAGGCCATTGTTCCTCTCTGTCATTAAAggagttgaaacaaacatctaactTTAATTTACCAGAACTCGTATGCTTAGAGTCAGATAGCATTTCCGAATGCAAAAGCAGGACATCATCGTCTTCAAATGACAGCAGCATAACGGAATCGACAGGAAGTATGAAATCATTTAGGACTTCCAATAAAACAGACAATACCAAATCATGTTCGAAATTTGCTTGTAACAGAACTGATGCAGACATTGTCAAAGACGTTGAAGAAGAGATCCAACAGAGAGTCTCCAGGCGGAAGCAGCAGTTGATACAGCAAGCAGGCGGTCAAGAACACCACGGCAGGTTACAGTTAAGAGCAAGAGCAAGATCAACTGGAGGACAATTACGGAGAGTGCTCTCCGATATGCATGAAAAGCGTACAACATCCGAACTATGGCAAATGGCCGTTGAAAAGAGCAAATTGCAAAGCTCTTATTTTTCACATACAAATACTATGGTTTTATCAGTTCACTGA